The Clostridia bacterium genome window below encodes:
- the tsaE gene encoding tRNA (adenosine(37)-N6)-threonylcarbamoyltransferase complex ATPase subunit type 1 TsaE, with the protein MISNSVLETERIASEYAAGLKAGDVLFFRGDLGAGKTAFVRGLAAGLGIPPETVSSPTFTFVKEYGGGRLPLAHFDMYRVGSADDLYSIGFFDYLETDAVIAVEWSENIEAFADVPHVTVTISRGESEDQRIITIEGVHNADSCV; encoded by the coding sequence TCCGTCCTGGAAACCGAACGAATAGCGTCCGAATACGCCGCGGGACTTAAAGCCGGAGACGTGCTCTTTTTCCGCGGCGATCTCGGGGCGGGGAAGACCGCCTTCGTCCGCGGGCTTGCGGCGGGGCTCGGCATCCCGCCGGAAACCGTAAGCAGCCCGACCTTCACTTTTGTAAAGGAGTACGGAGGCGGACGGCTTCCTTTGGCGCATTTCGATATGTACCGCGTCGGCTCTGCGGACGACCTGTATTCGATCGGATTTTTCGACTATCTCGAGACGGACGCGGTCATCGCGGTCGAGTGGTCGGAGAATATAGAAGCGTTCGCTGACGTTCCGCACGTCACCGTGACGATCTCTCGCGGTGAAAGCGAGGATCAGCGGATAATTACGATAGAGGGAGTGCATAATGCGGATTCTTGCGTTTGA
- the tsaB gene encoding tRNA (adenosine(37)-N6)-threonylcarbamoyltransferase complex dimerization subunit type 1 TsaB, with the protein MRILAFDSCGKTASVAVYDDKVIGEVYIDTKQTHSATLLPSADWLLSSLGMKVADMDYIAAAVGPGSFTGVRIGMAAAKGMAAGAGLKCVGVSSLHAAAYAAKDCGGLVCAVMDARCGQVYNANFRVDNGVIQRVCEDRALAIDALIDEVNGEKNVLLIGDGALLCRDRFAERGAACRIAGEGRVGVSAGNVALIAAENAANAVSPEAFAVNYIRLSQAERERNARLQNEKTEEQL; encoded by the coding sequence ATGCGGATTCTTGCGTTTGACAGCTGCGGCAAGACGGCTTCCGTCGCCGTATACGACGATAAAGTAATAGGCGAAGTATATATCGACACCAAACAGACTCACAGCGCGACGCTGCTGCCTTCGGCGGATTGGCTGCTTTCGTCGCTCGGCATGAAGGTCGCGGATATGGATTATATCGCCGCTGCCGTCGGGCCGGGCTCTTTTACCGGCGTCCGCATAGGTATGGCTGCCGCGAAGGGTATGGCGGCGGGTGCCGGCTTGAAATGCGTCGGCGTTTCGTCGCTTCACGCCGCGGCATACGCCGCGAAGGACTGCGGCGGGCTCGTCTGCGCCGTTATGGACGCGCGCTGCGGGCAGGTTTACAATGCGAATTTCAGGGTTGACAACGGTGTTATTCAGCGTGTTTGCGAGGACAGAGCGCTCGCCATCGACGCGCTGATCGACGAAGTTAATGGCGAGAAGAACGTCCTGCTCATCGGCGACGGCGCGCTTCTCTGCCGCGACAGATTCGCGGAGCGCGGAGCGGCCTGCCGCATAGCCGGTGAAGGCCGCGTCGGCGTCAGCGCGGGGAACGTCGCGCTCATCGCCGCTGAGAACGCGGCGAACGCTGTTTCTCCCGAGGCGTTCGCCGTCAACTACATACGGCTTTCACAGGCGGAGCGGGAACGCAACGCCAGACTTCAAAACGAAAAAACGGAGGAGCAATTATGA
- the rpiB gene encoding ribose 5-phosphate isomerase B: MIIIGSDHGGFELKQAVTAYFDREGIEYFDYGVHENVSVDYPDIAFPIAEKVAAGEYEKGMIFCGTGIGVSICANKVDGVRAALCTDHFTAEYCRLHNDANILCIGGRVTGVGTALDIVKTFLSTEFEGGRHERRVAKIMAYGKDKY; this comes from the coding sequence ATGATCATCATCGGCAGCGATCACGGCGGATTTGAACTTAAACAGGCGGTCACGGCGTACTTTGACCGCGAGGGTATCGAGTATTTCGACTACGGCGTCCATGAGAACGTATCCGTGGATTATCCCGATATCGCTTTTCCGATTGCGGAAAAGGTCGCGGCGGGCGAATACGAAAAGGGCATGATCTTCTGCGGCACCGGCATCGGCGTTTCCATCTGCGCCAACAAGGTCGACGGCGTCAGAGCCGCGCTCTGCACCGACCATTTCACCGCGGAATACTGCCGCCTCCATAACGACGCGAATATCCTCTGCATCGGCGGCAGAGTTACCGGCGTCGGCACCGCGCTTGATATCGTGAAAACCTTCCTTTCGACCGAGTTTGAAGGCGGCAGGCACGAGCGCCGCGTTGCGAAAATAATGGCCTACGGGAAAGATAAATATTAG
- a CDS encoding citrate/2-methylcitrate synthase → MAIRKNNPYSAITTEIKDLAELSVKSYGILPEFYDAHNVKRGLRDVNGKGVVAGLTEISTITSSKLVDGVDTPCEGKLSYRGIDIKELVSGFYGEGRFGFEETTYLLLFGNLPTKQQLDAFKRTLGFYRSLPTGFVRDVIMKAPSNDMMNTLARSVLTLYSYDSAADDISVPNVLRQCVQLISLFPLLSVYGYQAYKHYHDKESLFIHQPDAELSTAENILRLLRPDMSYTPFEARVLDMALVLHAEHGGGNNSSFTTHVITSSGTDTYSVIAGALGSLKGPRHGGANIKVVRMMDDLKEHVTDFRDDEAIDAYLTALLNKNGFDKSGLIYGMGHAVYSLSDPRAEIFKSFVRQLSEEKGAKDDFELYSKVERIAPRVISRERRIYKGVSANVDFYSGFVYSLLGLPPELFTPIFAIARISGWSAHRLEELIGGGKIIRPGYKSVAEERGYVPMDER, encoded by the coding sequence ATGGCCATCCGTAAAAACAATCCCTACTCCGCGATAACGACCGAGATCAAAGACCTCGCGGAGCTCTCGGTCAAAAGCTACGGCATACTGCCGGAGTTTTATGACGCGCACAACGTCAAACGCGGACTGCGCGACGTCAACGGCAAAGGCGTCGTCGCCGGTCTGACGGAAATATCGACGATAACGTCCTCAAAGCTCGTCGACGGCGTCGATACCCCCTGCGAAGGCAAGCTCTCATACCGCGGCATCGATATCAAGGAGCTTGTCAGCGGTTTTTACGGCGAAGGCCGTTTCGGATTCGAAGAAACCACGTATCTGCTCCTTTTCGGAAACCTGCCGACGAAGCAGCAGCTTGACGCCTTCAAACGCACTCTCGGCTTCTACCGCTCGCTGCCTACCGGATTCGTACGCGACGTGATCATGAAGGCGCCGAGCAACGATATGATGAACACACTCGCGCGAAGCGTGCTCACGCTATATTCCTACGACAGCGCCGCGGACGATATTTCCGTTCCCAACGTACTGCGGCAGTGCGTGCAGCTGATTTCGCTCTTCCCGCTTCTGTCGGTATACGGATACCAGGCGTACAAGCATTATCACGACAAAGAGAGTCTGTTTATCCATCAGCCCGACGCGGAGCTTTCTACCGCGGAAAACATACTGCGTCTGCTGCGTCCGGATATGAGCTACACGCCGTTTGAAGCGCGCGTGCTCGATATGGCGCTGGTACTCCACGCCGAACACGGCGGCGGCAACAACTCCTCGTTCACCACGCACGTCATAACCTCCTCCGGCACCGACACGTACAGCGTTATCGCCGGCGCGCTCGGCTCGCTGAAGGGGCCGCGCCACGGCGGAGCGAATATAAAGGTCGTCAGAATGATGGATGATCTGAAAGAGCACGTTACCGACTTCCGCGACGACGAAGCGATCGACGCATATCTTACCGCTCTGCTGAATAAAAACGGCTTCGACAAGAGCGGCCTCATCTATGGAATGGGACACGCGGTCTATTCCCTTTCCGATCCGCGCGCGGAGATATTCAAATCGTTCGTGCGGCAGTTAAGCGAAGAAAAAGGCGCGAAAGACGATTTTGAACTCTATTCAAAAGTTGAGCGCATAGCGCCGAGGGTCATTTCCCGCGAGCGCAGGATATACAAAGGCGTCAGCGCGAACGTCGACTTCTACAGCGGCTTCGTCTACAGTCTGCTCGGACTGCCGCCGGAGCTTTTCACCCCGATATTCGCGATAGCGAGGATAAGCGGATGGTCGGCGCACCGCCTCGAAGAGCTTATCGGCGGAGGCAAGATAATCCGCCCCGGCTACAAGAGTGTCGCCGAAGAGCGCGGTTACGTCCCGATGGACGAAAGATAA
- a CDS encoding GNAT family N-acetyltransferase, translated as MLYHETVQLKNGAELLLRNGDAADGADLLAVFNQTHAETDFLLTYPDETSFTVESESEHLKQKTEDPRSIEILAFIGGKLVGSAGFYAVTSVAKIKHRADFGISVLKEYWGLGIGSALTEACIECARAAGYTQLELDVVAENAAAIALYKKHGFVEFGRNPRGFLLRNGEYQELVNMRLEL; from the coding sequence ATGCTTTACCACGAAACGGTACAACTGAAAAACGGCGCAGAGCTTCTGCTTCGGAACGGCGACGCCGCCGACGGAGCGGATTTGCTTGCGGTTTTTAACCAAACGCACGCGGAAACCGACTTCCTGCTGACTTATCCGGACGAAACCTCTTTTACGGTCGAGTCTGAGTCCGAGCATCTCAAACAAAAAACCGAGGATCCGCGGTCGATAGAGATTCTCGCTTTTATCGGCGGCAAGCTCGTGGGAAGCGCGGGCTTTTACGCCGTAACAAGCGTTGCGAAGATTAAACACCGCGCGGATTTCGGCATATCCGTGCTGAAGGAGTATTGGGGGCTCGGCATCGGCTCCGCGCTGACAGAAGCTTGTATAGAGTGCGCCCGCGCCGCGGGATACACACAGCTCGAGCTTGACGTCGTCGCGGAAAACGCCGCCGCGATCGCGCTGTATAAAAAACACGGCTTCGTTGAATTCGGGCGCAATCCGCGCGGCTTCCTTTTGAGAAACGGCGAGTATCAGGAGCTCGTCAATATGCGGCTTGAGTTATGA
- a CDS encoding alpha/beta hydrolase, whose translation MIDNKRNTGAALYVHGKGGGAAEAEHYKPLFPDREVVGLDYKTFVPWETGKEIYKAVSELRERFGEVILIANSIGAFFSLNAGIDALLRKAYFISPVVDMERLILGMMSASDVSEEELKAKGAVKTASGEEVSWEYLRYVREHPVKWSVPTEILYGSGDRLVAYESVAAFAEKFGAKLTVMDGGEHWFHTDAQMRFLDEWLLNN comes from the coding sequence ATGATTGATAATAAACGTAATACCGGCGCGGCGCTTTACGTTCACGGCAAGGGCGGCGGCGCCGCCGAGGCGGAGCATTATAAGCCGCTGTTTCCCGATCGCGAGGTCGTCGGGCTCGACTATAAGACTTTCGTTCCATGGGAAACGGGGAAGGAAATATATAAGGCAGTTTCAGAGCTGCGCGAACGCTTTGGTGAAGTTATACTTATTGCCAACAGCATAGGTGCGTTCTTTTCGCTTAACGCGGGTATCGACGCGCTTCTCCGAAAGGCGTATTTCATTTCACCCGTCGTGGATATGGAAAGGCTTATACTCGGTATGATGTCGGCGTCGGACGTGAGCGAAGAAGAGCTTAAAGCGAAAGGCGCTGTAAAGACGGCTTCCGGCGAAGAGGTTTCGTGGGAATATCTCCGGTACGTCCGCGAGCATCCGGTGAAATGGAGCGTTCCGACGGAGATCCTTTACGGCAGCGGCGACCGGCTCGTCGCTTATGAGAGCGTTGCCGCTTTCGCGGAAAAGTTCGGCGCGAAGCTAACCGTTATGGACGGCGGCGAGCACTGGTTTCACACCGACGCGCAAATGCGCTTTTTGGACGAATGGCTCTTGAATAATTAA
- a CDS encoding GAF domain-containing protein — protein MDYSLLISQLEAVTDGVDNNVTNLANAAALLYNSLEDVSWAGFYIADGGALMLGPFQGKPACVKIPRGRGVCGAAFERGETVVVPNVHEFEGHIACDAASNSEIVIPLFKGGSVYGVLDIDSASLDRFSDGDREGLERFAKTLEARLV, from the coding sequence ATGGACTATTCGCTTTTGATTTCACAGCTTGAGGCCGTAACGGACGGCGTTGATAATAACGTCACAAACCTTGCCAACGCTGCGGCGCTTCTGTATAACTCGCTTGAAGACGTCAGCTGGGCGGGCTTCTATATCGCGGACGGCGGCGCGCTTATGCTCGGGCCGTTTCAAGGCAAGCCCGCGTGTGTGAAGATCCCGCGCGGCAGAGGAGTCTGCGGCGCGGCGTTTGAACGCGGCGAAACCGTCGTCGTCCCGAACGTGCACGAGTTTGAGGGGCACATCGCGTGCGACGCCGCGAGCAATTCGGAAATCGTTATTCCGCTTTTCAAAGGCGGCTCGGTTTACGGCGTGCTTGATATCGACAGCGCTTCGTTGGATCGCTTTTCCGACGGTGACAGGGAAGGGCTTGAGCGTTTCGCTAAGACGCTGGAGGCGCGGCTGGTATGA
- the msrA gene encoding peptide-methionine (S)-S-oxide reductase MsrA: MKKAYFAGGCFWCIASVFDAIDGVTEVVSGFSGGDEADPTYDDVKAQKTGHRETITVVYDETLVSYAELISTLLSNTDPFDPDGQFIDRGRSYSLAVYYSDETEKEIAANATAELERASGRSVFVALEPFKSFFAAGEYHQDYHKKHPEEFERELIESGRKKPQ; encoded by the coding sequence ATGAAGAAAGCGTATTTCGCCGGCGGCTGCTTCTGGTGCATCGCCTCGGTGTTCGATGCGATTGACGGCGTAACTGAAGTCGTAAGCGGCTTCAGCGGCGGCGACGAAGCGGATCCGACTTACGACGACGTCAAGGCGCAGAAGACCGGACACCGTGAGACAATAACGGTCGTTTATGACGAAACGCTCGTCAGCTACGCCGAGCTGATATCAACGCTGCTCTCTAATACCGACCCGTTCGATCCGGACGGACAGTTCATCGACCGCGGCAGGTCGTATTCGCTTGCCGTCTACTATTCGGACGAAACCGAAAAAGAAATTGCTGCCAATGCGACGGCCGAACTTGAACGGGCTTCGGGCCGCAGCGTGTTTGTCGCGCTCGAGCCGTTCAAATCCTTCTTCGCCGCCGGAGAGTATCATCAGGATTATCATAAAAAACACCCGGAGGAGTTTGAACGGGAGCTGATCGAATCCGGAAGGAAAAAACCGCAATAA
- a CDS encoding WecB/TagA/CpsF family glycosyltransferase — MGIEYANAPLAEIADECFSYTAAREARIVVTPNGEIAEYAYKNPAFFDVLSGADLAVPDGVSVKLAAKRCGTPIKERVPGVELAQELIKRLSDSGGSLFLFGGAEGVAEDAAKNISAGYPGVKIAGTHNGFFEDDSDIVAGIDAASPDVLFVCLGSPKQEEWMAAHRDLSCGVMLGLGGTLDVLAGRVKRAPAFWRKIGCEWLYRTIKQPSRIKRIIKIPFFVLGSKRRTKKLNKQRCENER, encoded by the coding sequence ATGGGAATAGAATACGCGAACGCGCCGCTTGCCGAAATCGCCGACGAATGCTTTTCCTACACGGCGGCGAGGGAAGCGAGAATTGTAGTGACTCCCAACGGCGAAATTGCCGAATATGCGTATAAGAATCCCGCGTTTTTCGACGTGCTTTCCGGAGCCGATCTTGCCGTCCCCGACGGCGTCAGCGTGAAGCTCGCGGCGAAGCGCTGCGGGACGCCGATTAAGGAGCGCGTGCCCGGCGTCGAGCTGGCGCAGGAGCTTATCAAGCGCCTGAGCGATTCCGGCGGCAGCCTTTTCCTTTTCGGCGGCGCCGAGGGCGTCGCGGAAGACGCGGCGAAGAATATCTCCGCCGGGTATCCGGGCGTAAAGATCGCCGGAACTCACAACGGCTTTTTTGAGGATGATTCCGATATCGTCGCCGGGATTGACGCTGCTTCGCCGGACGTACTGTTCGTCTGCCTCGGTTCTCCGAAGCAGGAGGAATGGATGGCGGCGCACCGCGATCTTTCCTGCGGCGTGATGCTCGGACTCGGCGGCACGCTCGACGTGCTTGCCGGCAGAGTGAAGCGCGCGCCGGCGTTCTGGCGAAAGATCGGCTGCGAATGGCTTTATCGCACGATCAAGCAGCCTTCGCGCATAAAGCGCATAATTAAAATACCCTTTTTCGTCCTCGGCAGCAAGCGCAGGACGAAAAAGCTCAATAAACAGAGGTGCGAGAATGAAAGGTAA
- a CDS encoding deoxynucleoside kinase gives MKGKLIVFEGMDGSGKATQNKRLYDFLTSCGYKVRKVSFPDYDEPSSAPLRMYLNGAFGDKPDSVNGYVASAFFAVDRIASYLSKWRNAIDDGEIVLLDRYTTSNMVHQASKLPREQWDEFLDWLYDFEFRKLGLPEPDLTIYLRMPVDISEKLLSKRYGNDESKKDIHERDVDYLRRCEASGMYSAKKFGWKVIECTRDGELRSIDEIAEEVLREVSLLLNA, from the coding sequence ATGAAAGGTAAGCTTATAGTTTTTGAAGGCATGGACGGAAGCGGAAAGGCGACTCAGAATAAACGCCTTTACGACTTTTTGACGTCCTGCGGATACAAGGTCAGAAAGGTCAGCTTTCCCGATTACGACGAGCCTTCGAGCGCCCCGCTGCGTATGTATCTCAACGGCGCTTTCGGGGACAAGCCGGACAGCGTGAACGGTTACGTCGCCTCCGCGTTTTTTGCCGTCGACCGCATAGCCTCGTACCTTTCAAAGTGGCGCAACGCGATCGACGACGGGGAGATAGTTCTGCTTGACAGATACACTACATCCAATATGGTTCATCAGGCGTCGAAGCTGCCGAGGGAGCAGTGGGACGAGTTCCTTGACTGGCTTTATGACTTCGAGTTCAGAAAGCTCGGGCTCCCGGAGCCTGATCTGACTATATACCTGCGTATGCCGGTCGATATATCCGAGAAGCTTCTTTCGAAGCGGTACGGCAACGACGAATCCAAAAAAGACATTCACGAACGCGACGTCGATTACCTCCGCAGATGTGAGGCGTCCGGTATGTATTCCGCTAAGAAGTTCGGCTGGAAAGTCATAGAATGCACCCGCGACGGCGAGCTTCGCTCGATAGACGAGATCGCGGAAGAGGTTCTCAGAGAGGTTTCTTTACTGCTGAATGCTTGA
- a CDS encoding DUF2156 domain-containing protein yields the protein MLEFKEIEIGDKESFDRILNAVDADGQKYPTADYTFGNLFIWKHRYDTRIAFDGGACFILEKGGEYAYFPICSDDALADALKKQGIRKLMYVTDDMLTRLDACGAVYEKSELPHSFDYVYSYGDLAELPGKKYHQKRNHIAYFEKLYPEHSFEMITQDNIKECFDFSVKWGEQSLHGIDDEERKALDMSLGNFFSLGFEGGVIRAGGEVVAMSAGERRGNSFVVHIEKALNTRGAYPLINRDFVRNVCVGSYHINREEDMGIEGLVKAKQSYHPAYLLKKYMVTICD from the coding sequence ATGCTTGAATTCAAAGAAATAGAAATCGGTGATAAGGAGTCGTTCGACCGGATTCTGAACGCGGTTGACGCGGACGGACAGAAATATCCGACGGCAGACTATACGTTCGGAAACCTGTTTATCTGGAAGCACAGATACGATACGCGTATCGCCTTTGACGGCGGCGCCTGTTTCATTCTCGAAAAGGGAGGGGAATACGCGTATTTCCCGATCTGCTCCGACGACGCGCTCGCGGATGCGCTGAAGAAGCAGGGCATAAGGAAGCTTATGTACGTTACCGACGATATGCTTACCCGTCTCGACGCCTGCGGCGCCGTATATGAAAAGAGCGAGCTGCCGCATTCGTTCGATTACGTTTACTCATACGGCGACCTTGCCGAGCTTCCCGGTAAAAAGTACCACCAGAAGCGCAACCATATAGCGTATTTTGAGAAGCTCTATCCCGAACACTCGTTTGAAATGATAACGCAGGATAATATTAAAGAGTGTTTCGACTTTTCGGTTAAGTGGGGAGAGCAGTCACTTCACGGCATAGACGACGAGGAGCGCAAAGCGCTTGATATGTCGCTCGGCAATTTCTTTTCACTAGGCTTTGAAGGCGGCGTTATTCGCGCCGGCGGAGAGGTCGTCGCGATGTCTGCGGGCGAAAGGCGCGGCAATTCTTTCGTGGTCCACATCGAAAAGGCCCTGAACACCCGCGGAGCCTATCCGTTGATAAACCGCGATTTCGTACGAAACGTCTGTGTTGGCAGCTATCATATAAATCGCGAGGAGGATATGGGAATAGAAGGCCTCGTAAAGGCTAAGCAATCGTATCATCCCGCGTATCTGTTGAAAAAGTATATGGTGACAATATGCGATTGA
- a CDS encoding GNAT family N-acetyltransferase — MADAGVLLADAAENGACYLKTYGDEPVSVALSKPVRLRINGEERKGEYLFGVCTDAAHRGRGYAAGLIEETCGNADADCAVLIPENEGLFEFYEPLGFTATGACASFNVEASAAESVSVSGDGAYTEYLGFAQKCDNLCILSERDFVASAALAPRTAVVGNSGVCFITSDGSVEAFAPRERIKDLAASALSLLGISAASVTTHFDFAPDGAAVKRIGMIKPLRNADIPARFYINNLYNL, encoded by the coding sequence GTGGCTGACGCCGGAGTCTTGCTTGCCGACGCGGCCGAGAACGGCGCCTGCTATCTGAAAACGTACGGAGACGAGCCTGTTTCCGTCGCGTTGAGCAAGCCCGTACGATTACGAATAAACGGTGAAGAACGCAAGGGCGAATACCTTTTCGGCGTTTGCACGGACGCTGCGCACCGCGGGAGAGGATACGCCGCGGGCCTTATCGAAGAAACTTGCGGGAACGCCGACGCCGACTGCGCCGTTCTGATACCCGAGAATGAAGGGTTATTTGAATTCTACGAGCCTCTCGGATTTACCGCGACGGGCGCATGCGCTTCCTTCAACGTCGAAGCGTCCGCCGCCGAAAGCGTCAGTGTAAGCGGAGACGGCGCCTATACGGAATACCTCGGTTTTGCTCAAAAATGCGATAATCTGTGCATTCTCTCGGAACGCGACTTTGTTGCAAGCGCAGCGCTCGCGCCGCGCACCGCCGTAGTAGGAAACAGCGGCGTTTGCTTCATTACCTCAGACGGGAGCGTCGAAGCTTTCGCGCCGCGTGAACGTATAAAAGATCTTGCCGCTTCCGCGCTTTCGTTATTGGGTATCTCCGCCGCGTCTGTGACGACTCATTTTGATTTCGCGCCGGACGGTGCGGCGGTCAAACGTATCGGAATGATAAAGCCTCTGCGAAATGCCGATATCCCCGCGCGATTCTATATCAACAACCTTTACAACTTGTAG
- a CDS encoding DJ-1/PfpI family protein has translation MVYLFLADGFEEIEALGCVDILRRAGVDVKTVGVTGKTVAGAHGINVEADMRVTECGRDAEMVILPGGSVGTDNLASSDDVARIVTDAAERNAYVAAICAAPTVLGKLGLLEGRRAVCYPGLEGRLTGAAKSSDRVCVDGNYITSRGPGTTAEFSLTIVELLKGRKTADAIREGMLW, from the coding sequence ATGGTTTATCTGTTTCTCGCCGACGGTTTTGAAGAAATCGAGGCGCTCGGATGCGTCGATATTCTCCGCAGAGCGGGCGTCGACGTGAAAACCGTCGGGGTTACCGGCAAAACCGTCGCAGGCGCACACGGGATCAATGTCGAAGCCGATATGCGCGTAACGGAATGCGGCCGCGATGCGGAAATGGTGATTCTCCCCGGAGGAAGCGTAGGGACCGATAACCTCGCCTCCAGCGACGACGTCGCCCGCATCGTTACTGACGCCGCCGAAAGAAACGCTTACGTTGCCGCGATCTGCGCGGCCCCTACGGTTCTCGGTAAGCTTGGCCTTCTTGAAGGCAGGCGCGCGGTCTGCTATCCCGGGCTTGAGGGCCGCCTCACCGGCGCCGCGAAATCTTCGGACCGCGTTTGCGTTGACGGCAATTACATCACAAGCCGCGGACCGGGCACGACGGCGGAGTTTTCGCTGACAATCGTAGAATTGCTGAAAGGGCGCAAAACCGCCGATGCTATAAGAGAGGGCATGCTTTGGTAA
- a CDS encoding 5-formyltetrahydrofolate cyclo-ligase — protein sequence MVKDVLRAEFKAMRDAMTESERAAESGELCGIIRSMPEYKAAVCVLLYYPVGSEPDILPLAEAAVSDGKEVAFPVVSGRDMIFCVPNGLDGFRNGGNGIPEPDASECARVCDFADTLCVVPALAADNYGYRIGYGGGYYDRFLSGYKGFSVCAVFSRLFVDSLPADPHDVAVGAVAFTGGGVLRIN from the coding sequence TTGGTAAAAGACGTTCTGCGCGCGGAATTCAAGGCTATGCGCGATGCCATGACGGAATCCGAGCGCGCCGCCGAAAGCGGCGAGTTATGCGGCATTATCCGTTCGATGCCGGAATACAAAGCCGCGGTATGCGTTTTGCTTTATTACCCGGTCGGCAGCGAGCCTGATATCCTCCCGCTTGCCGAAGCGGCGGTTTCGGACGGAAAAGAAGTCGCGTTTCCGGTTGTCAGCGGCAGGGATATGATCTTCTGCGTGCCGAACGGCTTGGATGGATTCAGAAATGGCGGCAATGGTATCCCCGAACCCGACGCCTCGGAATGTGCGCGTGTCTGTGATTTTGCCGACACTCTTTGCGTAGTGCCTGCGCTTGCCGCGGATAATTACGGATACAGAATCGGGTACGGCGGCGGTTATTATGACCGTTTTTTGAGCGGATATAAAGGCTTTTCCGTTTGCGCGGTATTTTCACGCCTGTTTGTTGACAGTCTGCCTGCGGACCCTCACGACGTCGCGGTCGGAGCTGTCGCTTTCACCGGCGGAGGCGTATTGCGTATTAACTAA